In Erpetoichthys calabaricus chromosome 4, fErpCal1.3, whole genome shotgun sequence, one genomic interval encodes:
- the LOC127527495 gene encoding olfactory receptor 1509-like has product MSSQSPKSAVNDTFVYPEMFYIRGIYDMPFANCFYIFLIIVYIFTVIFNTFLIVLIYIEESLHNVKYIAVSHLAIADVCTTTAVIPKLTETFLFNSHFISYKACLADMFFVHFFSSMQSLSLAILAYDRFIAICFPLQYHNINTNSRMVIIILSVWLFSAVMISTTVLLITKLNFCQSTEVSSYFCDHGPVYRLACNDFYLNLVIGFADIALLLFAPLAFILISYGAIGFTLLKITTAQGRRKALKTCTSHIILVAMFYVPLAFTYVASQFANFHINTRILNNTLSATLPPMVNPIIYTLKTEEVMSSIKKLYKRRKDRQGRVINVTFLAK; this is encoded by the coding sequence ATGAGTTCTCAGAGTCCAAAAAGTGCTGTGAATGATACTTTTGTTTATCCAGAAATGTTTTACATAAGAGGTATTTATGACATGCCCTTTGCcaactgcttttatatttttttaattattgtatacatttttacAGTGATTTTTAACACTTTtcttattgttttaatatatattgaGGAAAGCCttcataatgtaaaatatattgcaGTTTCTCACTTAGCCATAGCTGATGTATGTACGACAACAGCTGTCATCCCTAAACTAactgaaacatttctttttaactctcattttatttcatataaagcATGTTTGGCTGATATGTTCTTTGTTCATTTCTTCAGTTCAATGCAATCACTTTCTCTTGCAATATTAGCATATGACCGGTTTATTGCTATATGTTTCCCTTTACAATATcataatattaatacaaatagTAGGATGGTAATAATCATATTGTCAGTTTGGCTCTTTTCTGCTGTTATGATATCTACAACTGTACTTCTGATTACAAAGCTCAACTTCTGTCAGTCTACAGAGGTAAGCAGTTACTTTTGTGATCATGGACCTGTGTACCGCTTGGCCTGCAATGATTTTTACCTCAATTTAGTAATTGGTTTTGCAGACATAGCATTGTTGCTTTTTGCACCCCTGGCATTCATTCTGATATCATATGGAGCCATTGGATTTACATTGTTAAAAATTACAACAGCACAAGGAAGACGAAAAGCATTAAAGACGTGTACGTCACACATTATCTTGGTGGCAATGTTTTATGTTCCACTAGCTTTTACATATGTTGCTTCACAATTTGcaaattttcatataaatacaAGAATTCTTAATAACACACTGTCTGCAACACTCCCACCAATGGTGAACCCTATAATTTATACACTAAAAACTGAAGAGGTGATGAGTTcaataaaaaaactttacaaaagaagaaaagacagacAGGGGAGAGTAATAAATGTCACCTTTCTAGCCAAATAA